The genomic stretch tgcagtttgcagttgcaaaccgtagtctggcttttttatggcggttttggagcactggcttcttccttgctgagcggcctttcagtttacgtcgatataggactcgttttactgtggatatagatactttgtacctgtttcctccagcatcttcacaaggtcctttgctgttgttcaggaattgatttgcagttttcgcaccaaagtacgttcatctctaggagacagaacgcgtctccttcctgagcggtatgacggctgcttggtcccatggtgtttatacctgtgtattattgtttgtacagatgaacgtggtaccttcaggcgtttggaaattgctcacaaaaatgattttcccatgatgtcaagcaaagaggcactgagtttgaaggtaggctttgaaatacatccacatgtacacttccaattgactcaaattatgcctattaggctatcagaagcttctaaagccatgatgtcattttctggaattttccaagctgtttaaagctgtggcagtcaacttagtgtatgtaaatttctgacccactggaattgtgatacagtgaattataagtgaaataatctgtctgtaaagaattgttggaaaaattacttgcgtcatgcacaaagtagatgtcctaaccaacttgccaaaactatagtttgttaacaagaaatttgtggagtggttgaaaaatgatttttaagtgtatgtaaactgttcAACTGTACATCAATATGCCCAATATAATCATAAACAACTAAAAATACAGCTCAAACTGTTGATAATATGTGTGCTGCATACCTATGATCAGAATATCCCTAAACTGAGTAGTATGGCATTAACCCTGTGTGACTAAAATGGACATAAGATCAATCAGCTATTCTGCCTCTTATTTGCAATTTCGTTAACGTGTAAGATGTAAAATTGTTAAAAGCTTTTCATTATCAGTTGGAAATCTTAAAGCTGACTGGCCAATTCGCCTTTGGGGAAGCTTCTGGGAAGTCTTTGTTGTGATTCAGTTACTTTGTCATCTATTCAACTTGTCCTATTGCGGAACATTTTACTAATCAAactcaaatagcctacagctcCCAATCAATCACATTTGCTCTTCAAGTAACACAATCTTCTTCACAGTAGTGCCCTCCAGTCTCTTTACAACAGCTAACGGAGTCCAGATCATCTGCTTATCTTTGGTAGTGTCTGTGAGTTGCTCCTCTTGTTTTTTATTGCACTTAGCCTGTAGGCTATGTAGTAGCACAGAAGCACACAGGAGTCAGGTCAGGTGACTGCTGGGTCTGCACGACTCGACAAGATGATGGTGGTGAAAATAGTGCTTCATGTTCACTCACATGTCTCTGGGAAAGTTCATTTGCATATATATCTCTCCACTGTCCTTTCGCACCTCTTGCAGGTGACATAGCAGCACCAGTGGTACTTGCACTGGCATCTCTCCACAATCCTCTCAGTGTAGGCATTGTAGCCACGACCACAGCACATGAGATTGCAACTCCCACTGTCATTGGATGTCTTATTGCATTGTCTGGAGACAGAAAAATGTGTTCCAAtcaataaacaaaaatataaaactctTATGAATGAGGATCAACCTTAGACCTTCAAGGTGTCAAAGGTAGAGTAAAAATCACAATTTCCACTGAAACATTGAGAGAAACACAAACATACCTGTCCTGTGTGCCGAGTGAGCCATGCTTCTCATTGTGTGTGCAGTAATCTGGAGAGCTGACCAGGTAGaccaactcactctctctcactggtcgAACGTTCAACTCTCTGGGGACCAACTGCTTCCTTGTCCCAACATGACGATGGATCACCTTCGTGGCAGACAGGTACTTGGTTTTGAGGTCCATGGCAATGTGGTTAATATCATGGAGGCCCTTCCAACATGTTTTGACAGAGCAGGACCCGGACACCCCGTGGCATTTGCATTTTGTCTCTTGAGCATCAATAAGTGCCTGAAAGTATAGCAGAAATTATATTAGGATATAAACATGTGTTGCCACGTTTTGCAGATGTTAATAATATAATATGTTGTTTATGATGTAAAACAAACTGTCAAAAAGCCAATGCCACTATTAAAAACAATGACACAATAACTCGTGCGTAATTACCCATGCATCAATATGTATATTTCATGTCAATGTGAGATTAGATCATTACCTGTCTTCCAACTGCATTATTGTGCAAGTGCATGAGTCTGAACGCCTGAGAGCCAGATCTGCTGTTTCTCATCGGTGCATCAGAAAAGGCAGATCCCATTTGGAGACCGTAGCGCAGGTTATCACCGCATCCTCCCCATATGAAGTCGGGCCCGGCCTGTTCAGCAGGGGCTGGGGCGCACGAGCAACTGGGGAGCTCTCCAGACGAGCAGGCTCTGGCAATGGAATGACTCACTAAAGCAGCCGCTAGCGAAAACACAAATGCGGACTCCCTGGTGCCTGCAATAGGAGCACAGCCAACAGATAAATCAATGCAAATCACAACCAATCACAGAAGTTTACAGGCCACATGATATACTCAAATTTCTAAGATACTTTTTAAAGTGTCTTTAGCCTACCTTTTGCCAAATCTGGTGTAAAACGAGGAGCCTTTTCAACAGATGAACAGTTCCATCGCATGTCATTGAAGGTGTTCTGACAGGTATTTTTGGTCAACTTCGCGGCTTGGACAATACTGTGCATCAGCTCGAGGTTTCTCCGGCAAAGTTGGGATTGATCAGGTGCCAACCAATCTAGTAGCTTGCAATGATGAGTTTGATTCCAGCCTACAGAGCTCCCCTTTACAGTAAGTCCACTGCAAaggtaaaaacaacaacattgaattAGGTAATCAGCTATTTCATATGGCATAGGCCTATTACAAGAACAAAAATATGTCAGTAAACAAAGTAGCATAGGCATCTGAATAGACCCATAGCTACATACAAATAAAATAGTAAGGAATACTTACAGCCAATATATAGCAGCACAACAGTTCGCGTTCacaataaatgtcactagaaataAATCCATGCCGAATTTCATTGTAAAAAAGAAATAGTGAATCCTCTGCCTAAAATAAAAGTATAGCTCCAAACGATTCCTTGTGTATCCAGTGATTGttttcagtttgcctctgctGTCTGGGATGGGGTCAGGCGGTATTGCCCTCCTATAGCCTATGCTGCAAACCACTGGTGGTGTGATCTCGACTCCAGGGAGTCTTATGTTGCCGCCACGATAGCCACGCCTCATTCAATTGGCGATTTGTGAATGACAAAGGCTGAAGAACATACGCACACCGAGGTACTTTTTGCAGGTGCTGGAGTTGTAAGTGAATTTATGGAAAATAAATCCCAGGTGATTTATTTTGTGAATGAACCATGGAATGAACACAGGCACACGGATCCAACTCGAATTATGGAGATGGGACTGTTACATAGGCCTATTAGAAGTCCGATGCATCCTATGCGTTTCAAAAGATTTCCATTAATGTGCCATTAATCATGATTGATTAAAAGAGAGCCATCCAAAGTGTTAGACATGTAGGCTAAAGCGGGATACATTCATGAATTGATATTCAACACTTAAATTAACTAGCCCTGAAGTCATTTGAAGAGTTCCTTTGAAAAATAATCTGCAACATTGTAATCTAATCTAAATCAATGTGTGACAATCCGACACTGATAACATCTCCAATCTTTGCCAGTACAATAACTTCCACAATTTTACAATATTTAAACTCGGCTCTGTGTTCAAAGGATATGTGGAGGCCTATTTTGTGCAGTCCAATACGCATGAGAACGTTTGATAATTTGAGCCCAGTTTTTGAATGTCCCATGTATCCACCAAAATGTTCATCAATAAATTAAAGTAGTAGGTTAGAGAGGCAGGCATAATGGTATCGAAAACAGTTATGTTTGATCTACAGTAGTAGAGTGGACAAGCGAAACGATTTATCCAACCATGGTTTGGGAAGATTAATGACTGAACCGACCGATTGACAAACTAAACAATAAACTCACGTTAGCTCAACTAATCCAATTAACAAGGCCCATTATCAAGGTAGGCTACTGAATTCTAACCACCAAAACAGAACATCTTACACTTAAAT from Oncorhynchus tshawytscha isolate Ot180627B linkage group LG09, Otsh_v2.0, whole genome shotgun sequence encodes the following:
- the wnt11f2 gene encoding protein Wnt-11, translated to MTFTGLTVKGSSVGWNQTHHCKLLDWLAPDQSQLCRRNLELMHSIVQAAKLTKNTCQNTFNDMRWNCSSVEKAPRFTPDLAKGTRESAFVFSLAAALVSHSIARACSSGELPSCSCAPAPAEQAGPDFIWGGCGDNLRYGLQMGSAFSDAPMRNSRSGSQAFRLMHLHNNAVGRQALIDAQETKCKCHGVSGSCSVKTCWKGLHDINHIAMDLKTKYLSATKVIHRHVGTRKQLVPRELNVRPVRESELVYLVSSPDYCTHNEKHGSLGTQDRQCNKTSNDSGSCNLMCCGRGYNAYTERIVERCQCKYHWCCYVTCKRCERTVERYICK